A single window of Ictalurus punctatus breed USDA103 chromosome 27, Coco_2.0, whole genome shotgun sequence DNA harbors:
- the LOC108259355 gene encoding uncharacterized protein LOC108259355, with protein sequence MVPESKTLLFFPMVLGNTINIHVEILSRLRQRLQLREAYAENHGDVIIAFVPVVSRAGTDIEAALQRIPRTGQPVVLMVLHFTFDENYMAPNSTWNLDRDDVFAVDLLCYEDIGLLRSQRNDEALKAVTDHLISKGASPNTQLQTTGSQTQCNPLVFIFCFIFVILIAIAIGVGFYVKTWVNHDNNTNTTGG encoded by the exons AATCAAAAACGCTGCTGTTCTTCCCGATGGTACTCGGGAACACCATAAATATCCATGTGGAGATTTTGAGTCGGCTGAGGCAACGTCTACAGCTTCGTGAAGCGTATGCAGAGAACCACGGTGACGTCATCATCGCTTTTGTCCCAGTTGTATCTCGGGCAGGAACGGACATTGAAGCTGCTCTTCAGAGGATCCCGAGAA CGGGTCAGCCTGTTGTTCTCATGGTGCTCCACTTCACATTTGATGAGAATTACATGGCTCCAAACAGCACCTGGAACCTAGACAGGGATGATGTATTTGCTGTGGATTTGCTCTGTTATGAAGACATTGGACTGCTCAGATCCCAACGCAATGATGAGGCATTGAAAGCTGTCACTGATCATCTGATCTCTAAAGGAGCTTCACCCAATACCCAG CTACAAACAACCGGATCACAGACACAGTGTAATCCACTGGTATTCATcttctgtttcatttttgttattttaatagcGATAGCCATTGGTGTTGGTTTTTACGTGAAGACATGGGTAAATCAcgataataatactaataccaCAGGCGGTTGA